A window of Brachybacterium fresconis contains these coding sequences:
- a CDS encoding MFS transporter yields MTSAPSRAPGSESAAATSRRATFAAFTGAFLEWYDFWIYGTAAALILPQVFFPEASPTVALLQSFGTFAVAFLTRPLGAIIFGHFGDKIGRKPVLLITVFLIGGGTFAMGLLPSYAVAGGLGAILLVLLRLIQGIGIGGEYGGGSLLALENAPRGKRGLAGSFHQLGTPAALLASSGIFALVEQLPQDQLLSWGWRIPFLLSGPFLALGFYIRRHLPETAAFEKDATEERSAPLLALLREQPRAVLLGIGARMTDAVTFNIINVFAVSWVTSTLGMDSAMILTGFVISSAVQLFVLPLAGRVSDRIGRRPVYLTGIAICAVGGGLLYFPILSLGNALATWAIIIVVHAFGTGLMFSIQSALFAELFGTRVRYTGLGIVYQGSALIGGGPTPAIAVFLTALAGSWWPAGAYLLLACAISALCIWRAGETFHHDLAEPAPVGAGQDVGVEQGQGAGS; encoded by the coding sequence ATGACGTCCGCCCCTTCCCGCGCACCGGGGTCAGAATCCGCCGCGGCGACCTCCCGCCGCGCCACCTTCGCCGCCTTCACCGGTGCTTTCCTGGAGTGGTACGACTTCTGGATCTACGGCACGGCCGCCGCACTGATCCTCCCGCAGGTCTTCTTCCCCGAGGCCTCCCCCACGGTCGCGCTGCTGCAATCCTTCGGGACCTTCGCCGTCGCATTCCTGACCCGCCCGCTCGGGGCGATCATCTTCGGCCACTTCGGGGACAAGATCGGTCGCAAGCCGGTGCTGCTGATCACGGTGTTCCTCATCGGCGGCGGCACCTTCGCCATGGGCCTGCTGCCCTCGTACGCCGTCGCCGGCGGCCTCGGGGCGATCCTGCTGGTGCTGCTGCGCCTGATCCAGGGCATCGGGATCGGCGGCGAGTACGGCGGGGGCTCGCTGCTCGCGCTGGAGAACGCTCCGCGGGGCAAGCGCGGCCTGGCCGGCAGCTTCCACCAACTGGGCACGCCCGCGGCCCTGCTGGCCTCCAGCGGGATCTTCGCGCTGGTCGAGCAGCTGCCCCAGGACCAGCTGCTCAGCTGGGGGTGGCGCATCCCCTTCCTGCTCAGTGGTCCCTTCCTCGCGCTCGGGTTCTACATCCGTCGCCACCTGCCCGAGACCGCCGCCTTCGAGAAGGACGCCACCGAGGAGCGCTCCGCTCCCCTGCTGGCGCTGCTGCGCGAGCAGCCCCGCGCCGTGCTGCTGGGCATCGGCGCGCGCATGACCGACGCCGTCACCTTCAACATCATCAATGTCTTCGCGGTCTCCTGGGTGACGTCCACGCTGGGGATGGACAGCGCGATGATCCTGACGGGCTTCGTGATCTCCTCCGCGGTCCAGCTGTTCGTGCTGCCTCTGGCGGGGAGGGTCTCCGACCGGATCGGTCGGCGCCCCGTCTACCTCACCGGCATCGCGATCTGCGCGGTCGGCGGCGGTCTGCTGTACTTCCCGATCCTCTCGCTCGGCAATGCGCTGGCCACCTGGGCGATCATCATCGTGGTCCACGCCTTCGGCACCGGGTTGATGTTCAGCATCCAGAGCGCGCTGTTCGCCGAGCTGTTCGGCACTCGCGTGCGCTACACGGGCCTGGGCATCGTCTACCAGGGCTCGGCGCTGATCGGCGGCGGGCCCACGCCCGCCATCGCCGTCTTCCTCACGGCGCTCGCGGGCTCCTGGTGGCCGGCCGGTGCCTACCTCCTGCTCGCCTGCGCGATCAGCGCGCTGTGCATCTGGCGCGCCGGGGAGACCTTCCACCATGATCTCGCCGAGCCGGCGCCCGTCGGCGCGGGGCAGGATGTCGGGGTCGAACAGGGACAGGGCGCAGGCTCATGA
- a CDS encoding FAD-binding protein — translation MSDAPAPPHQEEDAMQDIGTTWSGSHAFVARELRSPHSVEELQEVVAASPRLRALGTRHSFNDIADTEGTLVSVQALPERFELDDAAGTVTVSGGSTYGRVAARLGETRWALANMGSLPHISVAGACATGTHGSGVTHRSLSSVVSGLEVVTADGAVQRWTREDCPDFSGRVLALGALGIVTAVTLDLVPDFEVRQDVWFDLPWSSLLEHLEEILSCAYSVSVMPSWHDPEIAGKVWLKSRTDVWDPALDPSRWGARWARTADGERAEGQNPNQTEQGGVPGPWWQRLPHFRLDANPSRGDEIQTEYFVERHRGPEALRALLAVADRFADLVLVSELRTVAADGLWLSPAYRQESLGIHLTWRNDPAAVLDVLPVVEEALAPFSPRPHWGKWFTLRGDQIQEQIARLEDFRRLAERTDPNRVFRNGYLERTLGLPTAPA, via the coding sequence ATGAGCGATGCCCCCGCCCCGCCGCACCAGGAGGAGGACGCGATGCAGGACATCGGGACGACGTGGTCGGGCAGCCACGCCTTCGTGGCACGGGAGCTGCGCTCCCCGCACAGCGTCGAGGAGTTGCAGGAGGTCGTCGCCGCCTCCCCGCGCCTGCGCGCGCTAGGCACCCGGCACTCCTTCAACGACATCGCCGACACCGAGGGCACGCTCGTGTCGGTCCAGGCGCTGCCCGAGCGCTTCGAGCTCGACGACGCCGCCGGCACGGTGACCGTCTCCGGCGGCAGCACCTATGGGCGCGTCGCCGCCCGGCTGGGCGAGACCCGCTGGGCCCTCGCGAACATGGGCTCGCTGCCGCACATCTCCGTCGCCGGGGCGTGTGCGACCGGCACCCACGGGTCCGGCGTGACCCACCGCAGCCTCTCCTCGGTCGTGTCGGGTCTCGAGGTGGTCACCGCCGACGGCGCAGTGCAGCGGTGGACACGAGAGGACTGCCCGGACTTCAGCGGCCGGGTGCTCGCCCTCGGAGCGCTCGGCATCGTCACCGCCGTGACGCTCGATCTGGTCCCGGACTTCGAGGTGCGCCAGGACGTCTGGTTCGACCTGCCCTGGTCGTCCCTGCTCGAGCATCTCGAGGAGATCCTGTCCTGCGCCTACAGCGTCTCGGTCATGCCCTCCTGGCACGATCCGGAGATCGCCGGGAAGGTCTGGCTGAAGTCCCGCACCGACGTCTGGGATCCGGCGCTGGACCCGTCCCGCTGGGGCGCGCGGTGGGCCCGCACGGCTGACGGGGAGAGGGCCGAGGGGCAGAATCCGAACCAGACGGAGCAGGGCGGGGTGCCGGGTCCGTGGTGGCAGCGTCTGCCCCACTTCCGGCTCGATGCGAACCCGAGCCGCGGCGACGAGATCCAGACCGAGTACTTCGTCGAGCGCCATCGCGGCCCCGAGGCGCTGCGCGCCCTGCTCGCGGTCGCCGACCGGTTCGCGGACCTGGTGCTGGTCTCCGAGCTGCGCACGGTCGCGGCCGACGGGCTCTGGCTCAGCCCGGCGTACCGACAGGAGTCCCTGGGCATCCACCTGACCTGGCGGAACGATCCCGCTGCGGTACTCGACGTGCTCCCGGTCGTCGAGGAGGCGCTGGCCCCGTTCTCCCCGCGCCCGCACTGGGGGAAGTGGTTCACGCTCCGCGGGGACCAGATCCAGGAGCAGATTGCGCGTCTCGAGGATTTCCGACGGCTCGCCGAGAGGACGGACCCGAACCGCGTCTTCCGCAATGGTTATCTGGAGCGCACCCTCGGATTGCCGACCGCACCGGCCTGA
- a CDS encoding PEP/pyruvate-binding domain-containing protein — MSSTAPRDGNAATVIPLGRIDAQMLDLVGGKALGLARMMAAGERVPPGFCVTTRAPRTGGVPREEVLAAYRELGEGPVAVRSSATAEDLPEASFAGLQDTFLDVEGEEALLEAIERCWASLHSDRATAYRDDLEWEGEAQMAVVVQRMIAPRAAGVMFTANPITGTRGEFVIDATSGLGDGIVDGSVEGDHYVLTDAEPPNAQGVLTVQDLTALRAAGRRLEAGAGTPQDVEFALDEEGLWLLQSRSITTLFPLPPHEGEDLRAYMEVGHMQGFLAPFTPLGMSALLDVAGWWGRRRGMKPYMDSMTPIGGRLFMDLTAVLRHPRLRERTAAAMDIYGADIRRDVEKLLENPAFAPREEKLVDAGALVRELGPLLPGLVLDAVTAVLAPTRTTRRAFEVLQSMYDRPPLPESLPAAERIPAIRTLLGPGIGRAMMPLIIPLILGLSARGIAERLLGDTATTEEIDAIGRSMPHNITTIMDLELWDITLRAREHGDLFRDTPPDRLAGQYLDGALPEIGLGEFLSRFGYRSAQEIDLGRPRWSEDPAPVFAALAGYLRLSEPQAAPDARFAHGREEAERTLDRVVGRAARTRPLRALAAGLTLRRWRSLAGLREMPKFLWVIPLLDCRRQLLRLGEQLQEEGSLEDAADIVFVTLEEAQEAAETGLDLRDRARERRAEHRRESRRTQVPALLLSDGTIPADTPDPHATPLEEDAHQLVGKPAASGRATGPVRVVTDPRTAAIEPGEILVAATTDPGWTPLFLTAAGLVTSTGTPVAHGPTVAREYGIPAVICLRGATERLRTGQIVTIDGSTGTVELEEG; from the coding sequence GTGAGCAGCACCGCACCGCGGGACGGGAACGCCGCAACCGTGATCCCGCTGGGCCGGATCGACGCACAGATGCTCGATCTCGTCGGCGGGAAGGCCCTCGGACTCGCCCGCATGATGGCCGCGGGGGAGCGCGTCCCGCCCGGCTTCTGCGTGACCACCCGCGCCCCTCGCACCGGGGGCGTCCCGCGCGAGGAGGTGCTGGCGGCCTACCGAGAGCTCGGCGAGGGACCGGTCGCGGTGCGCTCCAGCGCCACGGCGGAGGACCTCCCCGAGGCCAGCTTCGCCGGCCTGCAGGACACCTTCCTCGACGTAGAGGGCGAGGAGGCCCTCCTCGAGGCGATCGAACGATGCTGGGCCTCCCTGCACAGCGACCGCGCCACCGCCTATCGCGACGACCTGGAATGGGAGGGCGAGGCGCAGATGGCCGTGGTCGTCCAGCGGATGATCGCGCCGCGCGCCGCCGGGGTGATGTTCACCGCGAACCCGATCACCGGTACCCGCGGCGAATTCGTCATCGACGCCACCTCGGGCCTGGGGGACGGCATCGTCGACGGCTCCGTCGAGGGCGACCACTACGTGCTGACGGACGCGGAACCCCCGAACGCACAGGGCGTGCTGACCGTGCAGGACCTGACGGCCCTGCGCGCGGCCGGCCGCCGCCTCGAGGCCGGCGCCGGAACGCCGCAGGACGTCGAGTTCGCCCTGGACGAGGAAGGACTGTGGCTGCTGCAGTCCCGCTCGATCACCACCCTCTTCCCCCTGCCCCCGCACGAGGGCGAGGACCTGCGCGCCTACATGGAGGTGGGCCACATGCAGGGGTTCCTCGCCCCGTTCACACCGCTGGGGATGTCCGCTCTGCTCGACGTGGCCGGATGGTGGGGCCGCCGTCGCGGCATGAAGCCCTACATGGACTCGATGACCCCCATCGGCGGGCGGCTGTTCATGGACCTCACCGCGGTGCTGCGCCACCCCCGCCTGCGCGAGCGGACGGCGGCCGCCATGGACATCTACGGCGCCGACATCCGCCGCGATGTGGAGAAGCTGCTGGAGAACCCGGCCTTCGCCCCGCGCGAGGAGAAGCTCGTGGACGCCGGCGCGCTCGTGCGCGAGCTCGGACCCCTGCTGCCCGGACTCGTGCTGGACGCCGTCACCGCGGTGCTGGCCCCGACACGGACCACACGACGCGCCTTCGAGGTCCTGCAGTCGATGTACGACCGGCCGCCGTTGCCGGAGAGCCTCCCCGCCGCCGAGCGCATCCCCGCGATCCGCACGCTGCTCGGCCCCGGTATCGGGCGGGCGATGATGCCGCTGATCATCCCCCTCATTCTTGGGCTCTCCGCCCGGGGCATCGCCGAGCGACTGCTGGGCGACACGGCGACCACGGAGGAGATCGACGCGATCGGGCGCAGCATGCCCCACAACATCACCACGATCATGGATCTGGAGCTGTGGGACATCACCCTCCGCGCCCGCGAGCACGGGGACCTCTTCCGCGACACTCCGCCCGACCGGCTCGCCGGCCAGTACCTGGACGGTGCGCTGCCCGAGATCGGGCTCGGCGAGTTCCTGAGCCGATTCGGCTACCGCAGCGCACAGGAGATCGACCTCGGTCGACCGCGCTGGAGCGAGGACCCCGCGCCCGTGTTCGCCGCGCTCGCCGGCTATCTGCGCCTGTCCGAACCTCAGGCCGCCCCCGACGCGCGATTCGCCCACGGTCGCGAGGAGGCCGAGCGCACGCTCGACCGGGTCGTCGGCCGCGCCGCCCGCACCCGCCCGCTGCGGGCGCTCGCTGCCGGCCTCACCCTGCGGCGCTGGCGATCGCTCGCCGGGCTGCGGGAGATGCCCAAGTTCCTGTGGGTCATCCCGCTGCTGGACTGCCGCCGTCAGCTCCTGCGGCTCGGCGAGCAGCTGCAGGAGGAGGGCAGTCTCGAGGACGCTGCGGACATCGTCTTCGTGACGCTCGAGGAGGCGCAGGAGGCCGCCGAGACCGGCCTCGATCTGCGCGACCGCGCTCGTGAGCGCCGCGCCGAGCATCGGCGCGAGAGCCGCCGCACCCAGGTTCCGGCGCTGCTGCTGTCGGACGGCACCATCCCCGCCGACACGCCCGATCCCCATGCCACGCCCCTCGAGGAGGACGCCCATCAGCTGGTGGGGAAGCCCGCCGCGAGCGGCCGAGCCACCGGACCGGTCCGCGTCGTCACCGATCCGCGCACCGCCGCCATCGAGCCCGGCGAGATCCTGGTCGCGGCGACCACCGACCCGGGCTGGACCCCGCTGTTCCTCACCGCCGCCGGGCTCGTCACCTCGACGGGCACGCCCGTCGCGCACGGCCCCACGGTCGCTCGCGAATACGGCATCCCTGCGGTGATCTGCCTGCGCGGCGCCACCGAGCGCCTGCGCACCGGACAGATCGTCACGATCGACGGCTCCACCGGGACGGTCGAGCTCGAGGAGGGGTGA
- a CDS encoding glutathione-independent formaldehyde dehydrogenase, translating into MKAVVYEGPYEVTVKDVEDPTIQDPTDVIVRITTTAICGSDLHMYEGRTAAEPGITFGHENMGIVEEVGPGVATVKKGDRVVLPFNVACGFCKNCRAGKSAFCLTVNPPGAGGAYGYVGMGPYSGGQAEYLRVPFADYNCVPLPEGMEHESDFALLADIFPTGYHGVELSGMRPGDTVAVYGAGPVGQMAAYSALLRGASRVFVVDHIGHRLDIAKDIGAEPINFDDGDPAEQITDALGGEGTDRGVDAVGYQATAKGGEEQPAIVLNQLVDTVRHTGGIGVIGLYLPSDPGAPNEHAAKGELLYRIGRFFEKGQTMGTGQADAKRYAHQLRDMITEGRATPSFVVSQNLPLSQAPDAYDRFDKREKGYSKVLLHPGMD; encoded by the coding sequence ATGAAAGCCGTCGTCTATGAAGGCCCCTACGAGGTCACCGTCAAGGACGTCGAGGACCCGACGATCCAGGATCCCACCGACGTCATCGTCCGCATCACCACCACGGCCATCTGCGGCTCCGACCTGCATATGTACGAAGGGCGCACCGCCGCGGAGCCCGGCATCACCTTCGGCCACGAGAACATGGGCATCGTCGAGGAGGTCGGCCCCGGCGTCGCCACAGTGAAGAAGGGCGACCGTGTGGTGCTGCCCTTCAACGTCGCCTGCGGGTTCTGCAAGAACTGCCGCGCCGGCAAGAGCGCGTTCTGCCTCACCGTGAACCCGCCCGGAGCCGGCGGCGCCTACGGCTACGTCGGCATGGGCCCCTACAGCGGCGGCCAGGCCGAGTACCTCCGCGTGCCCTTCGCCGACTACAACTGCGTGCCCCTGCCGGAGGGCATGGAGCACGAGTCCGACTTCGCGCTGCTGGCGGACATCTTCCCCACGGGCTACCACGGCGTGGAGCTGTCGGGCATGCGCCCCGGAGACACCGTTGCCGTCTACGGCGCCGGGCCCGTCGGCCAGATGGCCGCGTACTCCGCGCTGCTGCGCGGCGCCAGCCGCGTCTTCGTCGTCGACCACATCGGCCACCGCCTGGACATCGCGAAGGACATCGGCGCCGAACCGATCAACTTCGATGACGGCGACCCGGCCGAGCAGATCACCGACGCCCTCGGCGGCGAGGGCACCGACCGCGGTGTCGACGCCGTCGGCTACCAGGCGACGGCCAAGGGCGGCGAGGAGCAGCCCGCGATCGTGCTCAACCAGCTGGTCGACACCGTCCGCCACACCGGCGGCATCGGCGTGATCGGGCTGTACCTGCCCTCGGACCCCGGCGCGCCCAACGAGCACGCCGCCAAGGGGGAGCTGCTGTACCGGATCGGCCGCTTCTTCGAGAAGGGCCAGACCATGGGCACCGGGCAGGCCGACGCGAAGCGGTACGCCCACCAGCTGCGCGACATGATCACCGAGGGCCGGGCGACGCCCAGCTTCGTCGTGTCCCAGAACCTGCCGCTGTCCCAGGCGCCCGACGCCTACGACCGCTTCGACAAGCGCGAGAAGGGCTACTCCAAGGTGCTGCTGCACCCCGGCATGGACTGA
- a CDS encoding sulfatase family protein, giving the protein MAPTPHRAPNIVILYADDLGWGDLGCFGAEDIPTPHLDGLCRGGVKLPQWYSNSPVCSPSRASLLTGKHPGHAGVESILGGRRDTPGLPAQPTLASQLKERGYRTGIFGKWHLGADAAYAPEHYGFDETFGFRAGCVDYYSHIFYWGQGNPLHDLWEDGDEVWRNGEYLTTLIGRRAADFITRSAEDGPFFCYVPFNAPHYPMHAPAEHMARVAHLPEGRRETAAMIAAMDDAIGEILAALDRSGTREDTLVMFSSDNGPSRESRNWLDGEEISYTGGSSGGLRGSKGSVFEGGIRVPGILSWPAQLPAGTVFEQAGMMMDVLPTVLDASDGAAPELPDVDGISLLDVLRDASADGTSTGADDDGIGAADAVGPSDAARRSLVWSYQGQWAVRRGRHKLVVDAREGMDPPATVGKALYDLEADPAETVDLAAEAPETLAALERELSAHQERAATWR; this is encoded by the coding sequence GTGGCCCCGACCCCGCACAGAGCCCCGAACATCGTGATCCTCTACGCCGACGACCTCGGCTGGGGCGACCTGGGCTGCTTCGGCGCCGAGGACATCCCCACCCCGCATCTGGATGGCCTGTGCCGGGGCGGCGTGAAGCTCCCGCAGTGGTACTCCAACTCCCCGGTGTGCTCGCCCTCGCGCGCCTCCCTGCTGACCGGCAAGCACCCCGGCCACGCCGGGGTGGAATCGATCCTGGGCGGCCGGCGCGACACCCCCGGCCTGCCCGCCCAGCCGACCCTCGCCTCGCAGCTGAAGGAGCGCGGCTATCGCACCGGGATCTTCGGCAAGTGGCATCTCGGGGCGGACGCGGCCTACGCGCCGGAGCACTACGGGTTCGATGAGACCTTCGGCTTCCGCGCCGGCTGCGTGGACTACTACTCCCACATCTTCTACTGGGGCCAGGGCAATCCTCTCCATGACCTGTGGGAGGACGGCGACGAGGTCTGGCGCAACGGCGAGTACCTGACCACGCTGATCGGGCGGCGCGCCGCGGACTTCATCACCCGCAGCGCCGAGGACGGACCGTTCTTCTGCTACGTCCCGTTCAACGCCCCGCATTACCCGATGCACGCCCCCGCCGAACACATGGCTCGGGTCGCGCACCTGCCCGAGGGTCGGCGAGAGACGGCCGCGATGATCGCGGCGATGGACGACGCGATCGGCGAGATCCTGGCGGCGCTCGATCGCAGCGGGACGCGCGAAGACACCCTGGTGATGTTCTCCTCGGACAACGGGCCCTCCCGAGAGAGCCGCAACTGGCTGGACGGCGAGGAGATCTCCTACACCGGCGGCTCCTCCGGCGGCCTGCGCGGCTCCAAGGGCTCCGTCTTCGAGGGCGGCATCCGCGTACCCGGCATCCTGTCCTGGCCCGCGCAGCTGCCCGCGGGCACTGTGTTCGAGCAGGCCGGAATGATGATGGACGTGCTGCCCACCGTGCTGGACGCGTCCGACGGCGCCGCCCCCGAGCTGCCGGACGTCGACGGGATCTCGCTGCTGGATGTGCTGCGCGATGCCTCGGCGGACGGAACGAGCACGGGGGCCGACGACGACGGGATCGGCGCGGCCGACGCCGTCGGCCCGTCGGACGCCGCGCGGCGCAGCCTGGTGTGGAGCTACCAGGGCCAGTGGGCCGTGCGCCGGGGCCGCCACAAGCTCGTCGTCGACGCCCGCGAGGGCATGGACCCGCCCGCCACCGTGGGCAAGGCGCTGTACGACCTGGAGGCGGACCCGGCCGAGACCGTCGACCTCGCCGCGGAGGCACCGGAGACCCTCGCCGCGCTGGAGCGGGAGCTGTCGGCCCACCAGGAGCGCGCCGCCACCTGGCGGTAA
- a CDS encoding carbohydrate ABC transporter permease, with the protein MGTIRLRSLQPYLLSAPALLVIGLLFLVPSIYNVILAFQSLSPYQSPGDAESVGFENFSDLWSSGELPNAAFNTVFWLTAMSVVLRLLAGLGLALALQSPILRRWKLRGLSRTLILIPWMVPQVVAIAAWRWILDGNSGVLNQALNALGIIDGAIPFLAQTSTVWWSIIAIIVWRELPFVVMVLVAGLQSIPSEQYEAASVDGAGRWTSLRSVTLPNLRPVLTIVVLVTVIQTFNNFVYVWLTTGGGPGNYTAVLATELYSAAFFDNELGTGAAIGLLMTVIMAIFAVLYLRVTATKEDA; encoded by the coding sequence ATGGGCACCATCCGACTCCGTTCGCTGCAGCCGTACCTGCTCAGCGCCCCAGCACTGCTCGTGATCGGGCTGCTGTTCCTCGTCCCCTCGATCTACAACGTGATCCTGGCGTTCCAGAGCCTGTCGCCCTACCAGTCGCCCGGAGACGCGGAATCGGTAGGGTTCGAGAACTTCAGCGACCTGTGGAGCAGCGGCGAGCTGCCCAACGCCGCGTTCAACACCGTCTTCTGGCTCACCGCGATGAGCGTCGTGCTGCGACTCCTGGCCGGCCTCGGCCTCGCCCTCGCCCTGCAGTCCCCGATCCTGCGGCGGTGGAAGCTGCGTGGGCTCTCCCGCACGCTCATCCTCATCCCCTGGATGGTTCCCCAGGTGGTGGCGATCGCGGCGTGGCGATGGATCCTCGACGGCAATTCCGGGGTGCTGAATCAGGCGCTGAATGCCCTCGGGATCATCGACGGCGCGATCCCGTTCCTCGCACAGACCAGCACGGTCTGGTGGTCGATCATCGCGATCATCGTCTGGCGCGAGCTCCCGTTCGTGGTCATGGTCCTCGTCGCCGGCCTGCAGTCGATCCCGTCGGAGCAGTACGAGGCGGCGTCGGTCGACGGAGCCGGCCGATGGACCTCTCTGCGCAGCGTCACTCTCCCGAACCTCCGGCCGGTGCTGACCATCGTGGTCCTGGTGACGGTCATCCAGACGTTCAACAACTTCGTCTACGTCTGGCTCACCACCGGGGGAGGCCCGGGCAACTACACGGCGGTGCTGGCCACCGAGCTGTACTCCGCGGCGTTCTTCGACAACGAGCTCGGCACCGGAGCGGCGATCGGCCTGCTCATGACCGTGATCATGGCGATCTTCGCCGTGCTCTACCTGCGTGTGACCGCGACCAAGGAGGACGCGTGA
- a CDS encoding carbohydrate ABC transporter permease — MTMTHQVGTSPAITTRRRRSPERRRPQDLLFLIPFGLVLVVIVFPVVWMFYSSLRPAQEISQGITAQTVFSGLSLDSYARLFDETNFGRYLPNSIIVCGIGTVITVVVATLAGFALSRFSFRAKPLVMIILVATQLLPFVVLITPVYLFFAELRLLNSFAGLIIVYVAITTPLATLLMTGFLNSVPKTLDEAARIDGASTLTVITRVIAPLVWPGIVTVAVTAFIAMWDEFLFAQVFLTSESLKTVQVGIAGLFGEYGTDWGVVMAASVLAALPTIVLFSLLQRRLVAGMTAGAVKE; from the coding sequence ATGACGATGACCCACCAGGTCGGCACGAGCCCGGCGATCACGACTCGGCGCCGCCGCTCGCCGGAGCGCCGCCGACCCCAGGATCTGCTGTTCCTGATCCCCTTCGGGCTCGTGCTGGTCGTGATCGTCTTCCCCGTCGTGTGGATGTTCTACAGCTCCTTGCGACCCGCCCAGGAGATCTCGCAGGGCATCACGGCGCAGACCGTGTTCTCGGGTCTCAGCCTGGACTCGTACGCCCGATTGTTCGACGAGACGAACTTCGGGCGTTACCTGCCCAACAGCATCATCGTCTGCGGGATCGGCACCGTGATCACCGTCGTCGTCGCCACGCTGGCCGGCTTCGCCCTCTCCCGCTTCTCGTTCCGAGCCAAGCCCCTGGTGATGATCATTCTGGTCGCGACCCAGCTGCTGCCGTTCGTCGTGCTGATCACCCCGGTCTACCTGTTCTTCGCCGAGCTGAGACTGCTGAACTCCTTCGCGGGCCTGATCATCGTGTACGTGGCGATCACGACCCCACTCGCCACCCTGCTGATGACCGGATTCCTGAACTCCGTGCCGAAGACGCTGGACGAGGCCGCCCGGATCGACGGAGCTTCCACCCTCACCGTCATCACGCGCGTGATCGCTCCGTTGGTGTGGCCCGGCATCGTGACCGTCGCCGTGACCGCGTTCATCGCCATGTGGGACGAGTTCCTCTTCGCCCAGGTGTTCCTCACCAGCGAATCCCTGAAGACCGTGCAGGTCGGCATCGCCGGTCTCTTCGGCGAGTACGGCACCGACTGGGGCGTCGTCATGGCCGCCTCCGTCCTTGCCGCCCTACCGACGATCGTGCTGTTCTCCCTCCTGCAGCGCCGGCTGGTGGCCGGCATGACCGCAGGAGCCGTGAAGGAGTGA
- a CDS encoding GlcG/HbpS family heme-binding protein — protein sequence MRKGIAQKADITLDLAQSVLEAGLRHARDSDLLMNIAVVDAGSNLTTFARMDGAWLGSIDIAITKARTARYFDMETAQLSPMAQPGAPLYHIEFSNDGLITFPGGIPLQLEDGAVVGAIGVSGGSVEQDQAVAEAGAQAFRTATAS from the coding sequence ATGAGGAAGGGCATCGCCCAGAAGGCCGACATCACCCTCGACCTCGCCCAGTCCGTGCTCGAGGCGGGACTGCGCCACGCGAGGGACTCGGATCTGCTGATGAACATCGCCGTCGTCGACGCCGGCAGCAACCTGACGACCTTCGCCCGCATGGACGGCGCGTGGCTCGGCAGCATCGACATCGCCATCACGAAGGCCCGCACCGCCCGGTACTTCGACATGGAGACCGCGCAGCTCAGCCCCATGGCTCAGCCCGGCGCACCGCTGTACCACATCGAATTCTCCAACGACGGCCTGATCACCTTCCCCGGCGGCATCCCGCTGCAGCTCGAGGACGGCGCCGTGGTCGGCGCCATCGGAGTCAGCGGCGGAAGCGTCGAGCAGGACCAGGCCGTCGCCGAGGCCGGAGCGCAGGCGTTCCGCACGGCGACCGCGTCCTGA